The following DNA comes from Miscanthus floridulus cultivar M001 chromosome 5, ASM1932011v1, whole genome shotgun sequence.
aactcaattacaaaattcaggtgcattggtgtccttgggatgctccggagctccagtactatctcagtcatgtcactagggacgagtcagacgagtatcgctgcgatgtccctcttattttcttccatgtggtcaagattcacttgcccatctgggtctgcagacagtttgggagaatgacaggctgcccaccaccgctttactccaccaaccaagaattgcacgggtgcgttatcgattaataacaatgctacaatccagaagtgtgtggtacaactaacatcgtttcgttacaggtatgaccgtaggaagaggtacaagaccaaggattgacgcgtgacacacagctcgcGCATTcatttgtggcagaacagggtacgacattcggtccatgtgggtcctccatatgaccagcacaccttcgacgagtacctgcggtggcttcacaggtctacgaggacacatatcaagcccccgtacactaatATGGCGATTGACGAgaactcggaggaagatgtcatcgaagatgtgtacgatgtTACCACTAGGAAGGACACACAGCtggagagagccccgcttcaaagatacatggtaatATACTTGAATAGTACAATttattatccttttggtattaagtatgtgtactaaaactgtccaaccgcatttctgtacccaggcgacacaattgtcaaggctgtccaacaaagcagcgtttcggcttcacgagtctagaggtcaggggccaggcgttctcgcggcttttgtggaggtaacataaacttgtccgtttcggaaatttttctttagtgtatatgcgtttggataatgcactaactttaacgtctatttatgcagaaggtgaagaagagctgcagaaagctagctcagaagcttagctgtatggacactccttatgaggaaccgccactcccggcgcggtcgggtgccacgtcttcagcctctttgaggacaccagccgactcttctcagcagatgacaggtgccacttccgcggtgcgtacaccaccacatcatagcgctgggaaggaccctgcaaccgaggacgacgatgacgacgacccctgggcttccgcagacagcacgaccagtggaaCGATTGGCCGCAGCACGAGATCGACatgtgtcagctaggtggtgccccgcttggtacccaaggagcctcacaggtactatcaaagataatttatttaaatacgtaggctctatgaactaacgatcataaagaattataagtaatcgtgcgtatcatatacttgtagggtacgagccatacgcaccgtcgacacgaccataccgacgttggctacactctcaatgtgttgccaacaaatccgaagagagaGAGGCGTCCGAtgaatccttacactcctgggtcttagtttgttaggttaAACGAATATTGACGTCCGAAACttacggggttatttggttatgttacgtcaaacttatgtcaaaacaatgaaaatattatgtgcCAGCTTGTCAACTTACGTACGGACTTCATTTATCTGTTTCATATTCGTTTCTTTGCGTCGCGGCAGTACTGCCAGCGCGATTAAGTACCAACTAGTacgggaaccggcagtcccggcgtatctcgacgccggtggcaatttttcataatcgattagttaaactgatggttaaccgtattatgaaagacggaaaacaaatcattggcttatcaaattctctattcggccgtgaaaaaaattcaacaaaagacagaaataaatatactattgattttacgtcaaacaatacttagaataactcccactatcggcgcgacgcgttcggattaaaccgttcaggtaccgctggccgggcggcgggcgcggctgccaggcgggcttgctgctcgggcaggcagGACTGGGCGcggtatttattcggctctgtcgcgccacggatcagggagcggcactgccgcgccaaggtcggtggcgcgacaagagctgccacgtcaacggtcaccgaaaccggttgccgccacgtcagacctctgccgccccaccatgcatgacgcggcacaggcatttggccgcgccaggacaataggcgcagccaaaagtgttagttaaaaaaaacttgcagtgttagatttaaaattagttatcaaaaagtgttaaaattaaaaaaaatttccCCCCGCCCTCCATAGATgcgaatttgtttttttttcctgaaaTTTGTGAATAATTATGAACAATTTGATGATATTTATAaacaatttgacatatatttctctgCTAGAATTCACATAAATAATGTGTAAAATTTTCTAAGAAATTTGGCATATATTTATATTATCCTCAAATTACACAATTGTGTACAATAAATTATATTAAAGAAGTCAttataaatatagtaataagtcATTGTAAATATAGCTAATAGACAGTGTAAATgcataaaaaaaaattaattgacaGAGGCCAAGACAAATATCACCTACCGTATTGGTGAAGATAGGGACGAGAGAGCTGACTTGAAGGTGGGCTTCGATGCTTGATCGAACGGTGGAAAAAATGGGTGATTTAAAAAACACTCGAATACATTCACTATTCCTTTATTTTTAAGGACACCAGGCACATAATCTGTCGGACAGCACAATAAATTTAGTCGGCACCAAATTGCACAAAACTGAAGCATTCCATGATGTTCACATGATTGATTTGGCAGGGCAAGTACAATTAGCAACGAAAATAACACGTCATTGCAAAAAGGCAATTGTCGCAAAAGTATTTATTCTTCAGCATTGACAATAAAATCAAGCCAGCTAAATAGCAAGTTCCAGAAACTTGCAACAACACTTCAAATCATCTGTAGCAAGGACTATGTCACCATGGCACCAGACCTTTATTCATCTTCTGTGCGGACAGCTGCAGAAAGAACCAAGTTAgcattgaagaaatatacaaaagcTATACATGCAAACTGAACACAATTCAGGTTCATACTCTATGATAGGAAAAAATTATCCGTGCCAATGAAAACTCATCCAGTTCTACATAGTATTGAAACGAACAGAAAAAACAACCAAACAATTGAATACAAGCAACATATGAGGGCCTTACTTCGATAAAATAGATCATAGATGCAGACGCATTATATGCAACCCATTAACAGAGATACGACAACTGCCAATTGTTTACTTTGATATGCAAACGGTAATTGCTATGGATGATGCTTATATAAAACTGAGGTATCATGCGCTAAATAGTACTGCAATCTGTCAGCTTCTTTACTGAAGTGTTCACTATACAAATGTAAAAAGTTGTATGCATCCCTCTGCTACCATTGTTCAAGTTCTACAtcacaaagaaaaaaaatcaagggATTTCACATAAGCATTAAGCACTGAAACAGTGAGCACAATCATTCTCTAATCATTATGTAACTGGTTATCACTACTTGAAACATAAGAAGAAAAATTCATGGAATACCTTAAACGCAAATCATTGAATTTCATGGAACTACCTTAAACATAAAGCATCAAATTTTATAGAATAATTGATTGTCTATTATACAAGGATGCATTTTTCCTCATTGTGCATGGTTTTCTTTTGCAAACATTTGTGTGTGTCGAGCACACATGCTTGTATGTATGAGCAATGACAGGTTTAACTGATTAAATGGTTGTTACTTGTTAGTTTGTTACGTTACAAAACACAAACAGAATAGCAACATGGTCAGGGAAGGAACATGATCACACGAATCAGGAAACACGATCAATAGCCATCCTTCAGCAGGATTTCTGGCACAATTAAACAATATACACATATTACATGTGCAATGATTTCCTCTAAGTTATCAtcagtagagtcttaccgcctgtgaccggaaggtcccgggttcgagtcgcggtctcctcgcattgcacaggcgagggtaaggcttgccactaacacccttccccagaccccgcacagagcgggagctctctgcactgggtacgcccttttatcATCAGTAGGTTATTTGCTGTAGGAACACATTTTCTTCAAGGAAGTGAATCCCCATTCTAAACATAACAGTAATGCTACTGAAACATGTCATGGCAGTTTCAGTAAGTTCTAACATCACACTTCATCCTTAATTCCTTATGACGACACACTCTGTGTTCCATCTTCAAATTCAGATTTCACAATTAAATGTGGGAAAGTCTCTTTATACTTCATATTCTCTAAAGTTGAGATCCAaagatgcacatatatatgattcATCATGGGATGCATTCAGGTTTGACAAATAAACCACATTTTGGTGCTACATTTTTAGGCCCTACCATCGTCAACTTACTATCCATTTGGGATTTCTAGGTGGTTGGGTTTTACAGAATGCTGACATTTGTTACAATGTTTTCACCTTGCATCATCCAATTCAAAGTTTCAAACAGAACAGAAATACAAACCACTTTACAACCAACTACAAGATTTGATAAACGATTTACCACTTCCACAAAACCTGAAAATGTGATTCTTGAGTACTGACCGTTGACTACGGTGGCATCTTATGCGCCAACTGATTATTTACCTTCTACCCATCACATTTTGGCCAACTCCATCAATTACCACACTAGATCAGATTTACACCATCAGCAACTACGATTCGCCGTGAAACGAAAACGCCACCAGCACGCGAACCAAAATGAGACAAATCACCGTCAGAAGTCAGGACCCCATCAGTGAACCACTAGATCAACCTAGACCTATATCCATGCTCAGCTTTATTAAGAACTAAATCGCAAACCCTAGGATCCTACCGTACCACATAACATCCAGGCAGATCGCGTTGAATCTAATCAAGGACGACGGACATGAACGCAACGGGTGAAGGAGGGCAGATCACTCACTGGGCTTCTCCTGCTTGCCGTCAGCCCACTTGGAGATGGAGAAATGGACCTTCTCGCGGGACGCGGCCTCGGACTTGAAGGGCTCCTTGAGGCAGTTCCGGACCAGCGCAGCGCAGATGTTGGAGTAGCCGATGTAGGTCATCCCCGCCGCCCGCCAGAAGGGCACCGCCGCCGTGGTCGCCGACATCGCGTTGCTTCCTCTTCGCTTCCCCTTGCGCCGCCGCCGGTGAGTGGATGGAGAATGGGAATGGGGAAGATGCGACCTAGTCACTCACAGCGTGGTTTTCTCGGgacatttaactttttaccattataacggaCAACCACTCTTTCAGATTTCACCTCGCCGAGTTCGCATAATTTTTCAGCAGCGGTGCTCGTCCAACCATATATTTTTACCACTTTTGGTGTCGTGGCGCTCTAGGACAGCGTGCCACGTCGGATCCGCGCGCGCGAAGGGGGCAAAATGACCTCGCTGGCCCCGCCCCTGCCCCCATCCTCTTAGCTATATGGGCCGGTCTGAGGTGCTCCAGCCGGCCCATTTGCCCTCCCTCctgtctccttcttcttcttcccttggcTCCGGACACactcaccaccgccgccgccgcattcCCTCCCTCCGTCCTCCACCGCACATGACTCACTACGCCGAGTCCTCTAGAGGTGGACGTGCCAGGAGCAGGCTGCAAGGGGTTCGGAGCACCCGCATCCACTCCATCGACTTCGATCCAGTCGGTGAGCTAAGCGGCTTTCCACTGATCGTTTGCCCGGAATGTGGGTTGGATAGGGTGGTTGAGGGGCGGACGAAGAAGGAGGGTGAAAACCAGGGGCGACTGTATTTCAAGTGTGCAAGGAACACGATGAGTATCCAGTCGGTGTGCTTTGTTCCTGAAATCTGAGCTAGGGTTCTTACTACCAGTTTCGTTTATGCAGTATCCGAAGCTTTATGGCTACTATCGTTTCGAGAAGCAGTACTTTCAGAAGCTAAAGGACGATGGCGTCATAGTTGTTCGGCCGTCGAACTGGGCACAGATGTTGGACGAAGAAGTTGATTCTGTGGATTACACAAATGTCGACAAGCCGAGGCAGGCACTGGAGCATCCCCTGGAGCAGAAGCTGGACAATGTGATCTGGAAGATAAACTCATTCATTTTGTGTATTGTTTGTGTAGTGTTTGGATGTGTAATGATGTATTTTGCAATGAAGTAACATGTTGTACTCAAAATGGTTGCTTTCCATGTTGGATCTGTATGTTTGAACAATGAAATGAAATAAGCCTACTTTTGTGTGAGCAATGTTCCAATTTTTGTGTGTATGAACAATTAGATCCCATGAACAATGGGGGGACTGAAACACAGATGATAATGAATGGAGCATAGGCAGCAAATGCACAGATCACAAACTCATCAAGTGATAGAAACAAACTGATCAAGTGATAGAAACAAACTGCTCAGTTAAGCATTGCATTACATGACTGGTTTTGTTCTGGCCACTTGCACAGTTTGACATCCATACACAAGGATGTATTGTGGCCTCATCCATTACATGTTTTTCATCACAGTTTTCAAAAGAAAAGACTAAACAAGTTCAGGACAGCATGGGCCAAAATAAGAGACATTTTGAATTGAAGCTTTGTCTCATTTCTTCTTCCCCTTGGTTCCTGCTGTCTTCTTTGTTGGAGTCTTCTTTGTTGGAGTCTTCTTGGTCTTGGTAGCTAGTTGCTTCCTCCTAGGTGTCATCTTCCTTGTAGCAACAACTTCTTCTGGCTGGTTCACAACTTGCAATTCAACATCAGGGACATTTCTGGCTACTTCTTTGGCTGCTGCAGCTTTAGCTGCTTGCAATTCAACATCAGGGACATTTCTGGCTACTTCTTTGGCTGCTGCAGCTTCAGCTGCTTTAGCTGCTACTGTAGCCTTATCTGCAGCTAGCTGagctgctttggctactctgtcAGCTGCTTCTCTAGCTGTTGCTAGTCTTGTTCTTGGTGAAGATTGAACACTTGAGCCCTCCCCATCTGCTTGGTCCTTCTTTCCCTTCTTTGGCCTTCCAGGTTTTGCTACTGTCTTCTTTGTCCTCTTCCTGGCATGAAACAAAATAGATGAGGGTACATTATATAAGTATTGGTAAGAATGATAGAGAACCTAGGTTTAGAATTAACCTTTTCCTTGTGCCTATAAGTGAGCATCTCCAGCTCCCACTCCTGTGTCTAAATTCCCCACAATCTTTGCATTTTGCCTGCCTAGTTCTTCTCCCACTAGTTTCAAATGGTCCAAGGAACCTTTTCTTCCTCTCCCTGCCTGGCCCCTTTTTTGTCTTGGTTAGTGGTGCAAGACACTTGAAACCCTTGTCAACTTCTGGCCATTGGTTTCTGTCAGTGATGTGAGGGATTATACCATGGTATGCTGCTCGAAATTTGTCAACAGAGTAGTACTGGTGAACAAACAAGCCCATTTGTGGCTGCCTTTGGCTAGTGATGACAGCTAGGGCATGTGGGCATGGCTTCCCAGTGAGCTGCCACTCCCTACAAGTACATGCATGCTCTTGTAGATAAACAACATGCCTCCTAACCTCTTGATCCTTATATATTTCTGTGACTTCTGCTTCATGTGGATGACCCTTCTTTACTTTGAGGTGTCCTAGACCCCTGGAGGCTACATTTAGCTGGTGTATGACAGCAAGCAAGATGTCAGGACCCAAACCAACAGAGATTCTTCTTCTCTTAGCAAACAAAGTCAATGT
Coding sequences within:
- the LOC136452444 gene encoding ATP synthase subunit epsilon, mitochondrial-like isoform X1; the protein is MSATTAAVPFWRAAGMTYIGYSNICAALVRNCLKEPFKSEAASREKVHFSISKWADGKQEKPKSSRSVRGLGKGVSGKPYPRLCNARRPRLEPGTFRSQALSAQKMNKGLVPW
- the LOC136452444 gene encoding ATP synthase subunit epsilon, mitochondrial-like isoform X2; the protein is MSATTAAVPFWRAAGMTYIGYSNICAALVRNCLKEPFKSEAASREKVHFSISKWADGKQEKPMQRAPALCGVWGRVLVASLTLACAMRGDRDSNPGPSGHRRCPHRR